From a single Coriobacteriaceae bacterium genomic region:
- a CDS encoding PTS sugar transporter subunit IIB has product MAQPKILLTRIDDRFIYGQDVELWNEAMGSNLVLIVNDEIAADSRKWAPMRVAAPEGVWTRFFSVQRTIDIIHTATPRQLILIMVASPADALALVKGGVPITKISIGHMQAGKGKRPITPAVAVSDADVAALKELQALGVELEIRYLPSSNPDPIGNLFK; this is encoded by the coding sequence ATGGCTCAACCCAAGATCCTTCTCACGCGTATCGATGACCGGTTTATTTACGGGCAAGACGTCGAGCTGTGGAACGAGGCTATGGGTTCCAACCTCGTCCTAATCGTCAACGACGAGATTGCGGCGGATTCGCGCAAGTGGGCGCCTATGAGGGTCGCGGCGCCCGAGGGCGTGTGGACGCGGTTTTTCTCGGTGCAAAGGACCATCGACATCATTCATACCGCAACGCCGCGCCAGTTGATTCTGATCATGGTGGCCTCACCCGCCGATGCGCTCGCGCTGGTTAAGGGTGGTGTGCCAATCACCAAGATCAGCATTGGCCATATGCAGGCAGGGAAGGGCAAGCGCCCCATAACGCCCGCGGTTGCCGTGAGCGACGCAGACGTTGCTGCCCTCAAAGAACTGCAGGCGCTCGGCGTAGAGCTAGAAATCCGCTATCTCCCCAGCTCCAATCCCGACCCCATCGGCAATCTGTTCAAGTGA
- a CDS encoding galactose mutarotase has translation MITSELFGTAPCGTPVHRYTLNGPEICVRIMDYGATVLGIDVPDIPGNVRDVVLGFDKLEDYFDNPACFGATIGPVANRTAGATITIAGTDWHMPANEGVNNLHSDLEHGLHKRVWDVELDEVHNAVRMTTSLEDGELGLPGNRTFTAVFTVTRTGRFRIEYGCESDRATYVSMTNHTYFNLAGHNAGMDCEHFFVANAAHYLPINEQNIPTGEIAPVEGTPFDFRELRPVAPGMETDDPQIKQARGYDHCLCIDDYQYGRNLRRALHVEEMWTGRELDYYTTAPGVQLYTGNWLGDEHAKDDANYSWGAGFALEAEMYPDTPHQPLFPQGIVGPGHPYSNVIEYHFMRH, from the coding sequence ATGATCACTTCCGAGCTTTTCGGCACCGCGCCGTGCGGTACCCCCGTTCATCGTTACACCCTCAACGGGCCCGAGATCTGCGTTCGCATTATGGACTATGGCGCCACCGTGCTGGGCATCGACGTGCCCGACATTCCCGGCAACGTGCGCGATGTGGTGCTGGGCTTCGATAAGCTCGAGGATTACTTTGACAACCCCGCCTGCTTTGGCGCGACCATCGGCCCCGTGGCAAACCGCACCGCGGGCGCCACGATCACCATCGCCGGCACGGACTGGCATATGCCAGCCAACGAAGGCGTCAACAACCTGCACAGCGATCTTGAGCATGGTCTGCACAAGCGCGTGTGGGATGTTGAGCTCGACGAGGTCCATAACGCCGTGCGCATGACCACCTCGCTTGAGGACGGTGAGCTGGGCCTGCCCGGCAACCGCACCTTTACGGCCGTGTTTACCGTGACACGCACCGGCCGCTTCCGTATCGAATACGGCTGCGAGAGCGACCGCGCCACCTACGTGTCCATGACCAACCACACGTACTTTAACCTTGCCGGCCATAACGCCGGCATGGACTGCGAGCACTTCTTTGTTGCCAACGCTGCCCACTACCTGCCCATCAACGAGCAGAACATCCCCACCGGCGAGATTGCTCCGGTCGAGGGCACGCCGTTTGACTTTCGCGAGCTGCGCCCCGTCGCGCCTGGCATGGAGACCGACGATCCGCAGATTAAGCAGGCCCGTGGCTACGACCACTGCCTGTGCATCGATGACTATCAATACGGTCGCAACCTGCGCCGCGCCCTGCATGTCGAGGAGATGTGGACCGGCCGCGAGCTGGACTACTACACCACCGCCCCGGGCGTGCAGCTCTACACTGGCAATTGGCTGGGCGACGAGCACGCCAAGGACGATGCCAACTATAGCTGGGGCGCCGGCTTTGCCCTCGAGGCAGAGATGTACCCCGACACGCCGCACCAGCCGCTGTTCCCGCAGGGCATTGTGGGCCCGGGTCACCCCTACAGCAATGTGATCGAATACCACTTTATGAGGCACTAA
- a CDS encoding DeoR/GlpR family DNA-binding transcription regulator, with protein sequence MIKAERQDKVRQLLEEQGTVSVKEISDALGVSDMTIRRDLEELASLGEIERVHGGARSAQSRPHAMLRHEYSHSEKRTKHAEEKLQIARRSVELIEEGSTIFLGTGTTVEQMASMLPAFRLRIVTNSLSVFNLLEAREDCDLCLVGGMYRRRTAAFVGPTAEDTLRALGIDAAFIGANGILDGDVSTSNMDEGRIQQLAFSKADSRYLIADSSKIGKRDFYTFCRLDNLDAVVCEPSISAEDRAAIEEHTQVIC encoded by the coding sequence GTGATTAAAGCGGAGCGACAGGATAAGGTTCGGCAGCTGCTCGAGGAACAGGGAACGGTCTCGGTCAAGGAGATTTCGGATGCGTTAGGTGTCTCGGATATGACGATCCGCCGTGACCTTGAGGAGCTTGCGAGCCTGGGCGAGATCGAGCGCGTGCACGGCGGAGCCCGCAGTGCGCAGAGCCGTCCACACGCTATGCTGCGCCATGAGTATTCGCACAGCGAAAAGCGCACGAAGCATGCCGAGGAAAAGTTGCAGATTGCGCGCCGTTCTGTGGAGCTTATCGAGGAAGGCTCGACCATCTTTTTGGGCACGGGCACCACGGTTGAGCAGATGGCCTCGATGCTGCCGGCGTTTCGCCTGCGCATTGTGACCAATTCGCTTTCGGTGTTTAACCTGCTCGAGGCGCGCGAAGACTGCGACCTGTGCCTCGTGGGCGGTATGTACCGTCGCCGCACCGCCGCTTTTGTGGGGCCAACGGCCGAGGATACTCTGCGAGCGTTGGGTATCGATGCGGCGTTTATCGGCGCCAACGGCATCTTGGACGGTGACGTATCTACGTCCAACATGGACGAGGGCCGTATCCAGCAGCTCGCTTTTAGCAAAGCAGACTCGCGCTATCTGATCGCCGACTCCAGCAAGATCGGCAAGCGCGACTTCTACACCTTCTGTCGTCTGGACAACCTGGACGCCGTAGTATGCGAGCCGAGCATCTCGGCAGAAGACCGCGCCGCCATCGAAGAACACACGCAGGTCATCTGCTAG
- a CDS encoding putative DNA binding domain-containing protein, producing MQESKDLEFKECVTNSFLKTVSAYANGTGGRVLFGINDDGEAVGLDDPKQTCLDIENKINDSIIPQPDYSLKIDEPDATVELTVFPGRSKPYLYRSKAYKRNDTATIPVDTLGLSRLVLEGQNLSFEQLPANKQDLSFTVLENRLTAKLSLQSFTTDTLKTLGLLDETGTYNNAAELLADENGFPGIDIAVFGETINLIKQRKTLEHASVLAEIDGALELFEAQYCYEEIQGMERIRKELIPLEAFREAITNAVVHRTWDAPAHIRISMFDDRVEVASPGGLPASMTVDEYLSDMLSVRRNRILAEVFLRLGLIEAFGTGIMRIRDTYKDSIKKPRFQVSDNAIVVTLPLLMDNPGLEGDELTVFGLLSGVHPQSTSELAAKVTFSRSKLLRILKKLVETGLATVEGTGRGQKYRLLR from the coding sequence ATGCAAGAATCCAAAGATCTTGAATTCAAGGAATGCGTCACCAATTCGTTCCTTAAAACCGTCTCCGCTTATGCAAATGGCACGGGAGGACGCGTTCTATTTGGAATTAACGACGACGGAGAAGCCGTTGGCCTCGATGACCCCAAGCAGACCTGCCTGGATATCGAAAACAAGATTAACGATTCGATCATCCCCCAGCCCGATTACTCCCTAAAGATCGACGAGCCCGATGCAACCGTGGAGCTTACGGTCTTTCCCGGCAGATCGAAGCCTTACCTATACCGCTCGAAGGCATACAAGCGCAATGACACCGCGACCATTCCAGTTGATACCCTAGGCCTTTCGCGTCTTGTACTCGAGGGTCAAAACCTCTCCTTTGAGCAGCTCCCGGCAAACAAACAAGATTTATCTTTCACCGTTTTAGAGAATCGTCTAACAGCAAAACTTTCGCTTCAGTCATTCACAACCGATACTCTCAAAACCCTTGGCCTGCTTGATGAAACCGGAACCTACAACAACGCGGCAGAACTGCTCGCGGACGAGAATGGCTTCCCGGGTATCGACATCGCAGTGTTTGGTGAAACTATCAACCTCATTAAGCAGCGCAAGACTCTTGAACATGCATCCGTTCTAGCGGAAATTGACGGAGCCCTTGAGCTTTTCGAAGCCCAGTACTGCTACGAAGAGATCCAGGGGATGGAGCGGATCCGCAAGGAGCTCATTCCGCTCGAAGCATTCCGCGAGGCCATTACCAATGCAGTCGTTCATAGGACTTGGGATGCGCCCGCGCACATTCGCATCTCGATGTTCGACGACCGCGTGGAAGTCGCTTCGCCCGGCGGCTTGCCAGCAAGCATGACCGTCGATGAATACCTGTCCGACATGCTGTCCGTTAGACGCAATCGTATTCTTGCCGAAGTCTTTTTGCGCCTAGGCCTTATCGAGGCATTCGGAACGGGCATTATGCGAATTCGAGACACCTATAAAGACAGCATCAAAAAGCCTCGTTTTCAAGTATCGGATAACGCTATTGTGGTCACGCTTCCCCTACTCATGGATAACCCCGGGCTCGAAGGCGACGAACTTACCGTATTCGGACTGCTGAGCGGAGTACACCCTCAATCGACAAGCGAGCTTGCGGCCAAAGTTACCTTTAGCCGCTCGAAGCTGCTTCGCATCCTCAAAAAACTTGTTGAGACAGGCCTGGCGACAGTTGAAGGCACCGGCAGGGGGCAGAAGTATCGCCTGCTGCGCTAG
- the lacG gene encoding 6-phospho-beta-galactosidase: MTNPMQFPDGFVFGGATAAYQVEGETRTHGKGKVPWDDFLAAQGRFSPDPASDFYNKYPVDIDLCQRFGINGIRVSIAWSRIFPNGTGEINPEGVAFYHELFATCNKAGVIPYVTLDHFDTPEAFYQNGGEGFLTRTTIDAFVEYAKFCFAEFPEVKHWFTFNEIPATAEGSFIVGNWPHGEKYRLDKAFQLMHNMMVAHAKAVVAFHEGGFEGEIGIVQNLEPKYPLDPNNAADCEAARMADVINNRWVLDATFRGHYAADTMEAATKLAHIAGGELDVRDEDIAALTAALPYNDCLGVNTYKCQFLRAAEGENDINHNGTGDKGSSRWFLKGVGESCVREGVPTTDWDWIIYPEGLYDLLLRIKNDYPNYKKIYITENGMGYKDDFEDGFIDDAPRIDYMRQHLAWILKAIDGGVNVDGYFVWSLQDQFSWTNGYNKRYGLFYIDFETQKRYPKASAYWYKNVAETGLLMA, encoded by the coding sequence ATGACCAACCCCATGCAGTTCCCCGACGGCTTTGTGTTTGGCGGCGCCACCGCCGCTTACCAGGTTGAGGGCGAGACCCGCACGCACGGCAAGGGCAAAGTGCCCTGGGACGATTTCCTGGCAGCCCAGGGTCGCTTCTCCCCCGATCCCGCAAGCGATTTCTACAACAAGTACCCGGTCGATATCGACCTGTGCCAGCGTTTCGGCATCAACGGCATCCGTGTCTCCATCGCTTGGAGCCGCATCTTCCCCAACGGCACCGGCGAGATCAACCCCGAGGGTGTTGCCTTCTATCATGAGCTCTTTGCCACCTGCAACAAAGCCGGCGTTATCCCCTATGTCACGCTCGATCACTTTGATACGCCCGAGGCCTTTTACCAAAACGGCGGCGAGGGATTCCTGACGCGCACGACGATCGACGCCTTTGTCGAGTACGCCAAGTTCTGCTTTGCCGAGTTCCCCGAGGTCAAGCACTGGTTTACCTTTAACGAGATTCCCGCGACCGCCGAGGGCAGCTTTATCGTCGGCAACTGGCCGCACGGCGAGAAGTATCGCTTGGACAAGGCCTTCCAGCTCATGCACAACATGATGGTGGCCCACGCCAAGGCCGTCGTCGCCTTCCATGAGGGCGGCTTTGAGGGCGAGATCGGCATTGTCCAGAACCTGGAGCCCAAGTATCCCCTCGACCCCAACAACGCCGCCGACTGCGAGGCGGCTCGCATGGCCGACGTCATCAACAACCGCTGGGTACTCGACGCCACCTTCCGCGGCCACTATGCAGCCGACACCATGGAAGCCGCAACCAAGCTGGCCCATATCGCCGGCGGCGAGCTCGACGTCCGAGACGAGGACATCGCCGCGCTGACCGCCGCGCTCCCCTACAACGATTGCCTGGGCGTCAACACCTACAAGTGCCAGTTCCTGCGTGCCGCCGAGGGCGAAAACGACATCAACCACAATGGCACTGGCGACAAGGGCTCCTCGCGCTGGTTCCTCAAGGGCGTTGGTGAGTCATGCGTGCGCGAAGGCGTACCCACCACCGATTGGGACTGGATTATCTATCCCGAGGGTCTGTACGATCTGCTGCTCCGCATTAAGAACGATTACCCCAACTACAAGAAGATCTACATCACCGAGAACGGCATGGGCTATAAGGACGACTTCGAGGACGGCTTTATCGACGACGCCCCTCGCATCGACTACATGCGTCAGCATCTCGCGTGGATCCTCAAGGCAATCGACGGCGGCGTGAACGTTGACGGCTACTTTGTGTGGTCGCTGCAGGACCAGTTCTCCTGGACCAACGGCTACAACAAGCGCTATGGCCTGTTCTACATCGACTTTGAGACCCAGAAGCGCTATCCCAAGGCGAGCGCGTACTGGTACAAGAACGTCGCGGAGACCGGCCTGCTCATGGCCTAA
- a CDS encoding PTS lactose transporter subunit IIBC has product MDAIVKMLEKHQPFFEKISRNIYLQAIKDGFLGCMPIVLTSSIFLLIATLPGVVGITLPQPLIDWCNKLYNFTMGVMGIMVAGTTAKNFTASMNRRMPAGKVLNDGSTMVAAQCSMLLLAVTQFTTKFDGSELSVFDCTSMGTRGLFSAYIAAFITVWVYKFCVSRDLTIKLPKEVPGAIAQNFRDIIPFGGAVIICGIIDVVVRNLMGVPFSELLIKLLSPLFTAAETYPGLILIQAATAFFWFIGVHGPSIVQPGIDPIRLANQAENLQVLLAGGHPAHSLTFNMSLVGEFGGTGATFIVPLLLILFMKSKQLKAVGKASIVPVAFAVNEPLLFGAPMILNPYMLIPFVAAGCVNVSVAKFFIDNVGMNGFSFVVPWATPAPIGIFITTNFQLIALVFVAIIILLDAIIYLPFLKAYDKLLCDQEAERAAELGLESDGAATIAASTPAPAVEQTTASVEPTAAAADSEPVADQPEPAADASAKKDVDGLKVLVLCAGAGTSAMLANAIKEGAAQTGENIASSAGAYGQHTAIMDQYDVIVLAPQVRSYYNDMKADTDRLGIKLLAPRGKEYIDLTRDPAGAIKWLRENLD; this is encoded by the coding sequence ATGGACGCCATCGTAAAGATGCTCGAAAAGCATCAACCGTTCTTTGAGAAGATCTCGAGGAACATCTACCTCCAGGCCATTAAGGACGGATTCCTTGGGTGCATGCCCATCGTCCTCACCTCTTCGATCTTTCTGCTGATCGCCACGCTTCCCGGCGTGGTCGGCATCACGTTGCCCCAACCGCTCATCGACTGGTGCAATAAGCTGTACAACTTCACCATGGGCGTCATGGGCATCATGGTTGCCGGCACCACCGCCAAGAACTTTACGGCTTCCATGAACCGTCGCATGCCCGCCGGCAAGGTGCTCAACGACGGCTCCACCATGGTTGCCGCCCAGTGCAGCATGCTGCTGCTCGCTGTTACGCAGTTCACCACCAAGTTCGACGGCTCCGAGCTTTCGGTCTTCGATTGCACCAGCATGGGTACGCGCGGTCTGTTCTCGGCCTATATCGCCGCGTTCATTACCGTGTGGGTCTATAAGTTCTGCGTCTCGCGCGATCTGACCATTAAGCTGCCCAAGGAGGTCCCGGGCGCCATCGCTCAGAACTTCCGCGACATCATCCCCTTTGGCGGCGCCGTCATCATCTGCGGCATCATCGATGTGGTTGTGCGCAACCTTATGGGCGTTCCGTTCTCCGAGCTGCTCATCAAGCTGCTCTCCCCGCTCTTTACCGCTGCAGAAACCTATCCTGGCCTTATCCTTATCCAGGCAGCCACCGCGTTCTTCTGGTTCATCGGCGTCCACGGCCCCTCGATCGTCCAGCCGGGCATCGACCCCATCCGTCTTGCCAACCAGGCCGAGAACCTGCAGGTTCTGCTGGCCGGTGGCCACCCCGCCCACTCCCTCACCTTTAACATGTCGCTCGTGGGTGAGTTCGGCGGCACCGGCGCCACGTTCATCGTGCCGCTTCTGCTGATTCTCTTTATGAAGTCCAAGCAGCTCAAAGCCGTCGGTAAGGCCTCGATTGTTCCTGTTGCCTTCGCCGTCAACGAACCGCTGCTCTTTGGCGCGCCGATGATTCTTAACCCCTACATGCTCATCCCCTTTGTTGCCGCCGGCTGCGTCAACGTGAGTGTTGCCAAGTTCTTTATCGATAACGTGGGCATGAACGGCTTCTCCTTCGTGGTGCCTTGGGCCACCCCTGCCCCCATCGGCATCTTCATCACCACGAACTTCCAGCTTATCGCCCTGGTGTTTGTCGCAATCATCATCTTGCTGGACGCCATCATTTACCTGCCATTCTTGAAGGCATACGATAAGCTGCTCTGCGACCAGGAGGCCGAGCGCGCCGCCGAGCTGGGTCTCGAGTCCGATGGTGCTGCCACCATCGCCGCCAGCACCCCTGCGCCCGCTGTCGAGCAGACCACCGCTTCCGTCGAGCCGACCGCCGCTGCCGCCGACAGCGAGCCTGTCGCCGATCAGCCCGAGCCCGCAGCCGACGCATCCGCTAAGAAGGATGTCGATGGCCTGAAGGTCCTCGTCCTGTGCGCCGGCGCCGGCACCTCTGCCATGCTTGCCAACGCCATCAAGGAAGGTGCTGCGCAGACCGGAGAGAACATCGCTTCCTCCGCAGGCGCCTATGGCCAGCACACTGCCATCATGGATCAGTACGACGTTATCGTGCTCGCCCCGCAGGTTCGTAGCTACTACAACGACATGAAGGCCGACACCGATCGCCTGGGCATTAAGCTGCTCGCTCCCCGCGGTAAGGAATATATCGACCTTACTCGCGACCCCGCTGGCGCCATCAAGTGGCTCCGCGAGAACCTCGACTAG
- a CDS encoding LacI family DNA-binding transcriptional regulator, giving the protein MDKKNVSMNDVAVAAGVSLKTVSRVINEPDSVRESTRDKVHSAMEALGFRVNFAARSLKLGRYGCIGVVLFHLSGGAVDMIDGIADAAEERGFALTMIKKRAGEKMTLAEAARRMSQLPVDGMIFNLRQMVDDFDTFEAPKDLKTVIITPMEHPTCSTVSDDQEGGARMACEYFLNHGHKNVYFVSGKKESLSSQCRMKGWRAALEARGIEPPEPLQGDWNADSGYAAGLVLADKPDCTAVLAANDCMANGVMMALRDKGLNVPDDVSVIGFDDELYKTIPNSILTSVKFRHRELGIRALNEVVAGLEAPSSRSRTLVSGVLVERSSVKDLRA; this is encoded by the coding sequence ATGGACAAGAAAAATGTCTCGATGAACGATGTGGCAGTTGCCGCGGGTGTTTCTCTCAAGACGGTTTCGCGTGTGATCAACGAGCCCGATAGCGTGCGAGAGTCGACACGCGATAAGGTTCATTCGGCCATGGAGGCGCTCGGGTTTCGAGTCAACTTTGCCGCGCGTTCGCTCAAGTTGGGCCGTTACGGGTGCATCGGCGTCGTGCTGTTCCACTTGTCGGGCGGTGCCGTGGACATGATCGACGGTATCGCCGATGCCGCCGAAGAGCGAGGCTTTGCTCTTACGATGATCAAAAAGCGGGCGGGGGAGAAGATGACCCTTGCCGAAGCGGCGCGTAGGATGTCGCAGCTCCCCGTCGACGGCATGATTTTCAACCTGCGCCAGATGGTCGATGACTTTGATACCTTTGAGGCGCCGAAAGACCTCAAGACGGTGATTATCACACCGATGGAACATCCTACCTGCTCTACCGTCAGTGACGACCAAGAGGGCGGCGCGCGCATGGCGTGCGAGTACTTCTTGAACCACGGGCACAAGAACGTGTACTTCGTCTCTGGTAAGAAAGAGTCACTGTCGAGCCAGTGCCGTATGAAAGGTTGGCGAGCGGCACTCGAGGCACGTGGCATTGAGCCGCCCGAGCCTCTGCAAGGCGATTGGAATGCGGATAGTGGCTATGCCGCGGGCCTTGTGCTTGCCGATAAGCCCGATTGCACGGCGGTCCTCGCTGCTAACGACTGCATGGCAAACGGCGTGATGATGGCTCTACGTGACAAAGGGCTCAATGTGCCCGACGACGTGTCCGTGATCGGCTTCGACGATGAGCTCTACAAGACGATTCCCAACTCGATTCTGACGTCGGTGAAGTTTCGCCACCGCGAACTGGGCATCCGTGCGCTTAACGAGGTCGTCGCAGGTCTGGAAGCCCCGAGCTCCAGAAGCCGTACGCTCGTCTCGGGTGTGCTGGTCGAGCGTTCCAGCGTGAAGGACCTGCGGGCGTAG
- a CDS encoding PTS lactose transporter subunit IIBC: MESIVKFLEKGQPYFDKVSKNIYLQAIKDGFLAAMPIILSSSVFLLISTLPGVVATVGGFTLPDWWNVDVVNFCNKVYNFTMGVVGIMVAGTTASALTGSKNRRMPAGKAINATSTMVAAMCAMLILAVTQTSAKIDGADVSVFFTDNMGTKGLLSSFVAAFATVNIYAFCIKRDITIKLPKEVPGAIAQNFRDIFAFSFSILFVAVIDVICRTCLAVPFANVISTLVSPLFAAADSYAGLALIWFMIPLFWFMGIHGPSVVKPALNAALFGNITTNLATLQAGGHPALALTENFGNYIGELGGTGATFIVPIIFLLFMRSKQLKAVGKASVVPVMFAVNEPLLFAAPIILNPYFLIPFLFAPVANVLIGKFFIDFLGMNGFIYAMPWALPGPIGTFIDTNFQPISLVLVVVLLVVDFLIYYPFCKAYDNVLCKQEAETLAEEEAEETKAVKTAAAPAVEAPVVETASATEASAAPSALKGKDLRVLVLCAGAGTSALLANALKEGADELGIDITANAGAYGSHYAIMDQYNVIVLAPQVRTYYNEMKADTDRLGITLLSPKGKQYIDLTKDPKGAVAWIEENLKA, encoded by the coding sequence ATGGAATCGATCGTTAAGTTCTTGGAGAAAGGTCAGCCGTACTTCGACAAGGTCTCTAAGAACATCTACCTTCAGGCCATTAAAGACGGCTTTTTGGCAGCAATGCCCATCATCCTGTCTTCTTCTGTCTTCCTGCTTATTTCGACCCTGCCGGGCGTTGTCGCCACGGTCGGCGGCTTTACGCTGCCCGACTGGTGGAACGTCGACGTCGTGAACTTCTGCAACAAGGTTTACAACTTCACGATGGGCGTCGTGGGCATCATGGTCGCCGGCACCACCGCAAGCGCGCTGACCGGCTCCAAGAACCGCCGCATGCCTGCCGGCAAGGCCATCAACGCCACGAGCACCATGGTCGCCGCCATGTGCGCTATGCTCATCTTGGCCGTTACCCAGACGAGTGCCAAGATCGACGGCGCCGATGTCTCGGTGTTCTTTACCGACAACATGGGCACCAAGGGCCTGCTGAGCTCCTTTGTCGCCGCATTTGCCACGGTCAACATCTATGCCTTCTGCATTAAGCGAGACATCACCATCAAGCTGCCCAAAGAAGTCCCCGGCGCCATCGCCCAGAACTTCCGCGACATCTTCGCCTTCAGCTTCTCCATCCTGTTTGTCGCCGTCATCGACGTTATCTGCCGCACCTGCTTGGCCGTCCCGTTTGCCAACGTCATCTCCACGCTGGTGAGCCCGCTGTTCGCCGCTGCCGATTCCTACGCCGGCCTCGCCCTCATCTGGTTCATGATCCCTCTGTTCTGGTTCATGGGCATCCACGGCCCCTCGGTCGTTAAGCCTGCCCTCAACGCCGCGCTGTTTGGCAACATCACTACCAACCTCGCCACGCTGCAGGCCGGCGGTCACCCCGCCCTCGCCCTGACCGAAAACTTCGGTAACTACATCGGCGAACTCGGCGGCACCGGCGCCACGTTCATTGTCCCGATTATCTTCCTGCTCTTTATGCGCTCCAAGCAACTCAAGGCCGTCGGCAAAGCCTCTGTCGTGCCCGTGATGTTCGCCGTCAACGAGCCGCTGCTGTTCGCCGCGCCCATCATCCTCAACCCGTACTTCCTGATCCCGTTCCTGTTTGCCCCCGTGGCCAACGTCCTCATTGGTAAGTTCTTCATCGACTTTTTGGGCATGAACGGCTTTATCTATGCCATGCCGTGGGCACTCCCCGGACCGATCGGCACCTTCATCGACACCAACTTCCAGCCGATCTCTCTGGTCCTGGTTGTCGTCCTGCTGGTCGTTGACTTCTTGATCTACTACCCGTTCTGCAAGGCCTACGACAACGTCCTGTGCAAGCAGGAGGCCGAGACCCTGGCCGAAGAAGAGGCCGAGGAGACCAAGGCCGTCAAGACCGCTGCCGCCCCCGCCGTTGAGGCTCCTGTTGTCGAGACCGCTTCTGCCACTGAGGCCTCCGCAGCTCCGTCCGCCCTTAAGGGCAAGGATCTGAGGGTTCTGGTTCTGTGCGCTGGCGCCGGCACCTCTGCACTGCTCGCCAACGCGCTTAAGGAAGGCGCCGACGAGCTGGGCATCGACATTACCGCCAACGCCGGTGCCTACGGCAGCCACTACGCCATCATGGACCAGTACAACGTCATCGTCCTGGCTCCGCAGGTTCGCACCTATTACAACGAGATGAAGGCCGACACCGACCGCCTGGGCATCACGCTGCTGTCGCCCAAGGGCAAACAGTACATCGACCTCACTAAGGATCCCAAGGGTGCCGTCGCCTGGATCGAGGAAAACCTCAAGGCATAA